A single window of Rhizobium indicum DNA harbors:
- a CDS encoding response regulator transcription factor has product MPTIALVDDDRNILTSVSIALEAEGYKVETYTDGASALDGLLARPPQLAIFDIKMPRMDGMELLRRLRQKSDIPVIFLTSKDEEIDELFGLKMGADDFITKPFSQRLLVERVRAVLRRASSREAAAAGTSPSGAPKTGAVQQARSLERGQLVMDQERHTCTWKGEAVTLTVTEFLILHSLAQRPGVVKSRDALMDAAYDEQVYVDDRTIDSHIKRLRKKFKMVDNDFDMIETLYGVGYRFREAA; this is encoded by the coding sequence ATGCCGACAATCGCGCTCGTTGATGACGACCGCAACATCCTCACCTCGGTGTCGATCGCACTGGAGGCTGAAGGATATAAGGTCGAGACGTATACGGACGGTGCTTCGGCGCTCGACGGCCTGCTGGCGCGACCGCCGCAGCTGGCGATCTTCGACATCAAGATGCCGCGCATGGACGGCATGGAACTGCTGCGCCGCCTGCGGCAGAAGTCGGACATCCCGGTCATCTTCCTCACCTCCAAGGATGAGGAGATCGATGAACTCTTCGGCCTGAAGATGGGCGCCGATGATTTCATCACCAAACCGTTTTCGCAGCGTCTGCTGGTGGAGCGCGTGCGCGCCGTCCTGCGTCGCGCGTCAAGCCGCGAAGCCGCCGCCGCCGGCACGAGCCCCAGCGGCGCGCCGAAGACCGGCGCGGTGCAGCAGGCCCGCTCGCTGGAGCGCGGGCAGCTGGTCATGGACCAGGAACGCCACACCTGCACCTGGAAGGGTGAGGCAGTGACGCTGACGGTGACCGAATTCCTGATCCTGCATTCGCTGGCGCAGCGCCCCGGCGTCGTCAAAAGCCGCGACGCGCTGATGGACGCAGCCTATGACGAACAGGTCTATGTCGACGACCGGACCATCGACAGCCACATCAAGCGGCTGCGCAAGAAATTCAAGATGGTCGACAACGACTTTGATATGATTGAAACACTCTACGGAGTGGGATACCGCTTCCGCGAAGCAGCCTGA
- a CDS encoding sensor histidine kinase yields MAQLVQERDLDDAEGVSTRRVRGRRWSHPFTLIRRIFGNAVFSSLTRRILFFNLVALVVLVGGILYLNQFREGLIDARAESLLTQGEIIAGAVSASASVDTNSITIDPQKLLELQAGQSITPVPNDEDLEFPIDPEKVAPVLRRLISPTRTRARIFDADANLLLDSRHLYSRGQVLRFDLPPVEEEKQTWSEWFATLFNKALQPGNLPLYKEAPGGDGSIYPEVMNALTGVRGAVVRTTEKGELIVSVAVPIQRFRAVLGVLLLSTQAGDIDNIVHAERLAIMRVFGVATLVNVLLSLVLSSTIANPLRRLSAAAIRVRRGAKTREEIPDFSARQDEIGNLSIALREMTTALYDRIDSIESFAADVSHELKNPLTSLRSAVETLPLARSDDSKKRLMDVIQHDVRRLDRLISDISDASRLDAELARVDAGSVDMEVLLRDLIEVSRQVRSTKKQVEIEYAIERKPNVKTRFVVNGHDLRIGQIIANLIENARSFVPEKGGKITVRLVRTRSRCVTTIEDNGPGIQAENIDRIFERFYTDRPEAEGFGQNSGLGLSISRQIAEAHGGSLRAENITDAESGHILGARFILSLPIGAAA; encoded by the coding sequence TTGGCACAGTTGGTGCAGGAAAGGGATCTGGACGATGCGGAGGGCGTGAGCACCCGTCGCGTCCGAGGCCGCCGTTGGTCGCATCCCTTCACCCTGATCCGCCGGATCTTCGGCAATGCCGTCTTTTCGAGCCTGACACGGCGCATCCTGTTCTTCAATCTCGTCGCGCTGGTGGTGCTCGTCGGCGGCATTCTCTACCTTAACCAGTTCCGCGAAGGATTGATCGACGCTCGCGCCGAAAGCCTGTTGACGCAGGGCGAAATCATCGCCGGCGCCGTTTCGGCCTCCGCGTCGGTCGATACGAACTCGATCACCATCGATCCGCAGAAGCTGCTCGAGCTGCAGGCCGGCCAGAGCATCACCCCGGTGCCGAACGACGAGGACCTTGAATTCCCGATCGATCCCGAAAAGGTCGCGCCGGTCCTGCGCCGGCTGATCTCTCCGACACGCACACGCGCCCGCATCTTCGATGCCGATGCCAACCTGCTGCTCGATTCGCGCCATCTCTATTCGCGCGGCCAAGTGCTGCGCTTCGACCTGCCGCCGGTGGAGGAAGAGAAACAGACCTGGAGCGAGTGGTTCGCCACCCTCTTCAACAAGGCGCTGCAGCCCGGCAATCTGCCGCTCTATAAGGAAGCGCCGGGCGGCGACGGCTCGATCTATCCCGAAGTGATGAACGCGCTCACCGGCGTGCGCGGCGCAGTCGTGCGCACCACCGAAAAAGGTGAACTCATCGTTTCCGTCGCCGTGCCGATCCAGCGCTTCCGCGCCGTGCTCGGCGTGCTGTTGTTGTCGACACAGGCGGGCGACATCGACAATATCGTCCATGCTGAACGGCTTGCTATCATGCGCGTCTTCGGCGTGGCGACACTCGTCAACGTGCTGCTTTCACTGGTGCTGTCATCGACCATCGCCAATCCACTGCGCCGTCTTTCGGCAGCTGCCATCCGCGTCCGCCGCGGCGCCAAGACGCGCGAAGAGATCCCCGACTTCTCTGCCCGCCAGGATGAAATCGGCAACCTTTCCATCGCATTGCGCGAGATGACGACGGCGCTCTACGACCGCATCGATTCGATCGAGAGTTTCGCGGCCGATGTCAGCCATGAGCTCAAGAACCCGCTGACCTCGCTGCGCAGCGCCGTCGAAACGCTGCCGCTTGCCCGATCCGACGATTCCAAGAAGCGGCTGATGGACGTCATCCAGCACGATGTCCGCCGCCTCGACCGGCTGATCAGCGATATCTCCGACGCCTCCCGTCTCGACGCCGAACTCGCACGCGTCGATGCCGGCTCCGTCGACATGGAGGTGCTGCTGCGCGACCTGATCGAGGTTTCGCGCCAGGTTAGGAGCACCAAGAAGCAGGTGGAAATCGAATATGCGATCGAACGCAAGCCGAACGTCAAGACGCGCTTCGTCGTCAACGGCCACGATCTACGCATCGGCCAGATCATCGCCAACCTGATCGAGAATGCCCGCTCTTTCGTGCCGGAAAAGGGCGGCAAGATTACCGTGCGGCTGGTGCGGACACGCTCGCGCTGCGTCACCACCATCGAAGACAACGGCCCCGGCATCCAGGCGGAAAATATCGACCGCATCTTCGAGCGCTTCTATACGGACCGGCCGGAGGCGGAAGGCTTCGGCCAGAATTCGGGGCTCGGCCTTTCGATCAGCCGGCAGATCGCCGAAGCGCATGGCGGTTCGCTGAGAGCCGAAAACATCACCGATGCCGAGAGCGGGCATATACTCGGCGCGCGGTTCATCCTCTCTTTGCCAATCGGCGCCGCAGCATGA